The Desulfobacterales bacterium genome window below encodes:
- a CDS encoding MBL fold metallo-hydrolase, translating to MIIKTLPVGPIMANCFIVGCEDTLQAVIIDPGDEAGKIMQGVADSNLTVTHIINTHGHFDHVSANKDIHAATNAPILIHALDAPMLSKIAASASNWGLTAEDSPPPDRNIDDGDTITFGNITLNVIHTPGHTPGGVSLFADGHVFVGDTLFAGSIGRTDFPGGSFETLKSSIQDKLFALPEDARVYTGHGPETTIGHEKQTNPFVGVNAMY from the coding sequence ATGATCATCAAGACGTTACCCGTAGGGCCCATCATGGCCAACTGCTTTATTGTTGGATGCGAAGACACTTTGCAAGCCGTTATTATTGATCCGGGCGATGAAGCCGGTAAAATTATGCAGGGAGTGGCGGATTCGAACTTAACGGTTACCCATATCATCAACACTCACGGCCATTTTGATCATGTCAGTGCCAACAAAGACATTCATGCGGCCACAAACGCTCCCATCTTAATTCATGCCCTGGATGCACCCATGCTGTCTAAAATAGCAGCCAGTGCCTCCAATTGGGGCCTTACTGCAGAAGACTCACCGCCGCCCGATCGCAACATAGACGATGGGGATACCATTACCTTTGGCAATATTACCCTAAATGTTATCCACACGCCCGGTCACACACCCGGCGGCGTTTCTCTGTTTGCTGACGGTCATGTGTTTGTGGGGGATACCCTATTTGCCGGGTCAATCGGCCGGACGGATTTTCCGGGGGGAAGTTTTGAAACGCTCAAATCCAGTATCCAGGATAAGCTGTTTGCGCTGCCTGAAGATGCGCGCGTTTATACCGGGCACGGGCCGGAAACGACCATCGGACACGAAAAGCAGACCAATCCGTTTGTTGGCGTCAATGCAATGTATTAG
- the mltF gene encoding membrane-bound lytic murein transglycosylase MltF, which yields MGSLSAVNNILRHRTGFQITVLILWGVLGYYALSPVIGEYRFATLQKILKTGQITVVTRNTADCYYLYRDQPMGFEYELAQAFAAYLGVRLEVKVMDDWDEMRKAVNRGSAAFIAASSPIIPQRRQAVAFSDGYMEVTQQIITHRKNARIRKLEDLSGKTIDVRKGTAYQQRLAELKHQGIDLSIRLHDDLPTEELIQKVADGEIDFTIANSNIISINQRNFPAAVSAGAIKDRLQLGWAVYPKSTELLERINDFFNVIKKSGEYDKIYQKYYGEDKEFDYVDLKAFHRRLKSRLSRYSTFIKVAANKHGFDWRLIAAQMYQESHLNPWAKSQAGARGLMQILPSTARSLGVTDLYDPVQNINAGVQHLKNLYDMYDSVTGDDRLLISLAAYNTGQGHIYDARKLAKKKGLDPNKWESLAQTLPLLRYRKYYKHAKYGYCRGTEPVRYIKQIIIYYDVLKRQGFEYKTAKA from the coding sequence GTCCTGATTTTATGGGGGGTCCTCGGTTATTATGCTTTGAGCCCTGTGATCGGCGAATATCGGTTTGCCACCCTGCAAAAAATTCTGAAAACCGGGCAGATAACGGTTGTTACGCGCAATACCGCCGACTGTTATTATCTTTACCGGGATCAGCCAATGGGCTTTGAATACGAGCTGGCTCAGGCTTTTGCCGCCTATCTGGGCGTGCGTTTGGAAGTAAAGGTGATGGATGACTGGGATGAAATGCGCAAAGCGGTAAACCGCGGATCGGCCGCCTTTATTGCCGCCAGTTCGCCCATCATACCGCAACGCCGGCAGGCAGTCGCTTTTTCAGACGGTTACATGGAAGTCACCCAACAAATTATTACCCATCGTAAAAACGCGCGCATCCGAAAACTTGAAGATCTTTCCGGCAAAACCATCGATGTCAGAAAAGGAACCGCTTATCAGCAACGTTTAGCCGAGCTGAAGCATCAGGGGATCGACCTATCCATCCGTTTGCACGATGACCTGCCCACCGAGGAACTTATTCAGAAAGTCGCTGATGGTGAAATTGACTTTACGATTGCCAACAGCAATATCATTTCGATCAACCAGCGCAATTTTCCGGCGGCGGTCAGTGCTGGAGCAATTAAAGATCGTCTGCAGCTGGGATGGGCCGTTTATCCAAAATCGACCGAGTTACTTGAGCGCATAAATGACTTTTTTAATGTAATCAAGAAAAGCGGTGAATACGATAAGATTTATCAGAAGTACTACGGGGAAGATAAGGAATTTGATTATGTTGATTTGAAGGCGTTTCACCGACGGCTGAAATCCAGACTCTCCCGTTACAGTACCTTTATTAAAGTGGCCGCCAACAAGCACGGGTTTGACTGGCGACTGATTGCCGCCCAGATGTACCAGGAATCACACTTGAATCCCTGGGCCAAAAGCCAGGCCGGTGCCAGGGGGTTGATGCAAATTTTACCTTCCACCGCCAGAAGCTTAGGGGTCACCGACCTTTACGATCCGGTACAAAACATCAATGCCGGGGTACAGCACTTAAAAAACCTGTACGATATGTACGATTCAGTCACCGGAGATGACCGTTTGCTAATTTCGCTGGCCGCTTACAATACCGGTCAGGGGCATATATACGACGCCCGTAAACTCGCCAAAAAAAAGGGACTTGACCCTAACAAATGGGAGTCCCTTGCCCAAACCCTGCCGCTGCTGCGATATCGAAAATACTATAAACACGCCAAGTACGGTTATTGCCGCGGCACCGAGCCGGTACGCTATATCAAGCAAATTATTATTTACTACGATGTGTTAAAACGCCAGGGATTCGAGTACAAAACTGCGAAAGCATAG